Proteins co-encoded in one Bacillus infantis NRRL B-14911 genomic window:
- a CDS encoding S9 family peptidase gives MLTFSKPDVEYFFQTFGIQTFAVSPDESQLVFSTNLNGKYNLWAMDLPNQFPYPLSFQNQSCQEIEYDKEGRFLLAVIDSDGDENGQVYALPRNGGELKPIRTQENARHMGLIASKDGKTLYYTSSKEDATFLKAYAYNMETGEEKVLLHGRGAATFLTAKSPDEKRFVFGRMFANTYSLAYAWDGEKEVLLTPEAEPQHTVTDAVFTSENDIYLVTNYKEDLSYLAKFSLETNEFTKMLSLDGEDFSGLKYDKKARTLYISSQKGAEDHLYRYGLEEGKAEQLELPASTIDGLSVAESGNLYLLGRSAVTPPNLYKYAKGEWTQLTNNLVPGVSEEEMAEPEILHYPSYDGLEIEALFFRAKEGNSNGHVILWPHGGPQAAERASFRSLFQFLVHRGYSIFAPNFRGSSGYGLSYMKMVEGDWGYGPRLDNVEGLEWLIKNGYADREKLLLMGGSYGGYMALLLHGRHPEYFKAVVDIFGPSDLFSFIESVPEHWKPVMNQWVGDPVKDKEKLIEYSPITYLDTMTKPMLVIQGAKDPRVVKAESDKIVAALQEKGREVEYLVLDDEGHGFSKKDNEIKVYRKVLEFFDGFIN, from the coding sequence ATGCTGACTTTTTCCAAACCGGATGTTGAATATTTTTTCCAGACCTTTGGGATCCAGACATTTGCTGTAAGCCCGGATGAATCGCAGCTGGTGTTCAGCACAAACCTGAACGGGAAATACAATCTATGGGCGATGGATCTGCCAAACCAGTTTCCTTATCCATTAAGCTTCCAGAACCAAAGCTGCCAGGAGATAGAATATGATAAGGAAGGGCGCTTCCTGCTTGCTGTCATCGACTCGGACGGCGACGAAAACGGCCAGGTCTATGCTCTGCCGAGAAATGGCGGCGAATTAAAGCCTATCCGCACACAAGAAAATGCCCGGCATATGGGACTGATCGCCTCTAAGGACGGAAAGACACTTTATTATACGTCCAGCAAGGAAGATGCCACCTTTTTGAAGGCGTACGCCTATAATATGGAGACGGGAGAAGAAAAGGTCTTGCTTCACGGCCGGGGTGCGGCCACCTTCCTGACAGCCAAAAGCCCTGATGAGAAGCGCTTTGTCTTTGGCAGGATGTTCGCGAATACATACTCGCTTGCCTATGCCTGGGATGGCGAGAAGGAGGTTCTGCTGACGCCTGAGGCAGAGCCGCAGCATACAGTCACTGATGCTGTCTTTACTTCGGAAAACGATATCTATCTTGTCACCAACTATAAAGAGGACTTATCTTATTTAGCTAAATTCAGCCTGGAAACAAACGAATTCACAAAAATGCTTTCGCTCGATGGGGAAGACTTTTCAGGGCTGAAATATGATAAAAAGGCCCGCACGCTCTATATCAGCAGCCAAAAAGGAGCAGAGGACCACCTCTACCGCTATGGGCTTGAGGAAGGCAAGGCGGAGCAGCTGGAGCTCCCTGCGAGCACCATCGACGGGCTGTCAGTGGCAGAGTCCGGAAACCTTTACCTGCTCGGCAGGTCTGCAGTCACTCCTCCTAATCTTTATAAATATGCAAAGGGTGAATGGACACAGCTGACCAATAATCTTGTGCCTGGCGTCAGTGAAGAGGAAATGGCTGAACCTGAAATCCTGCACTACCCATCGTACGACGGTCTTGAGATCGAGGCGCTCTTCTTCAGGGCCAAGGAGGGAAACAGCAACGGACATGTCATCCTCTGGCCGCACGGCGGGCCTCAGGCAGCAGAAAGGGCTTCTTTCCGCTCTCTGTTCCAGTTCCTGGTCCACAGGGGCTACAGCATCTTTGCACCTAATTTCAGGGGCTCCTCAGGCTACGGGCTCTCTTATATGAAGATGGTCGAAGGCGATTGGGGCTACGGCCCGCGCCTGGATAATGTTGAAGGGCTAGAATGGCTCATCAAGAACGGCTATGCAGACCGGGAGAAGCTCCTGCTGATGGGGGGAAGCTATGGCGGTTATATGGCACTGCTCCTGCACGGCAGGCATCCTGAGTATTTTAAAGCTGTTGTCGATATCTTCGGCCCGAGCGACCTGTTCAGCTTCATTGAATCGGTTCCTGAGCACTGGAAGCCTGTTATGAACCAATGGGTCGGCGATCCGGTCAAAGACAAGGAAAAGCTGATCGAGTACTCGCCGATCACCTATCTTGATACAATGACAAAGCCAATGCTCGTCATCCAGGGAGCCAAAGACCCCCGTGTTGTCAAAGCAGAATCCGACAAGATCGTAGCTGCGCTTCAGGAGAAGGGGAGGGAAGTCGAATACCTCGTCCTGGATGACGAAGGCCACGGCTTTTCCAAGAAAGACAACGAAATCAAAGTTTACCGGAAAGTGCTGGAGTTTTTTGACGGTTTTATTAATTAA